From a region of the bacterium genome:
- the tsaD gene encoding tRNA (adenosine(37)-N6)-threonylcarbamoyltransferase complex transferase subunit TsaD has protein sequence MSGPLVLAFETSCDETAVAVTEGTRVLSNVLSSQVDMHARFGGVVPEVAARAHVEAIRSLTHRALREAGVHPDSLDGIAATRGPGLVGSLLVGFSFAKAMAWSRGLPFLGVDHMEGHLFAPRLDFDDFRPPGVVLLASGGHSQVVLINGWGDYRVLGQTIDDAAGEAFDKLARFMGLGFPGGPAIDALSETGDPDRIRFPRALADRRYDFSFSGLKTSVVTTLEKARASGTLPSREDAAASIQEAIVDVLVQKTMNAVEDHGVEIVGGGGGVVANRRLRARLEEEADRRGVGLFLPRPIMCTDNGAMIGAAAAFRLERGERTEWRAGVDSSMRL, from the coding sequence GTGAGCGGTCCGCTGGTGCTGGCCTTCGAGACCTCGTGCGACGAGACGGCGGTCGCGGTCACCGAGGGCACCCGGGTGCTCTCCAACGTGCTCTCGTCGCAGGTGGACATGCACGCCCGATTCGGGGGAGTGGTCCCCGAGGTGGCTGCCCGCGCCCATGTCGAGGCGATCCGCTCCCTTACCCACCGGGCCTTACGGGAAGCCGGGGTCCACCCTGACTCGCTGGACGGCATCGCCGCCACCAGGGGGCCGGGCCTGGTCGGTTCGCTCCTGGTGGGCTTCTCGTTCGCCAAGGCCATGGCGTGGAGCCGCGGACTTCCGTTCCTCGGCGTGGACCACATGGAGGGGCACCTGTTCGCGCCCCGCCTGGACTTCGACGACTTCCGGCCTCCGGGCGTGGTGCTGCTGGCCTCGGGAGGCCACAGCCAGGTGGTCCTGATCAACGGATGGGGGGACTATCGCGTCCTCGGCCAGACCATTGACGACGCCGCCGGCGAGGCATTCGACAAGCTGGCCCGCTTCATGGGACTGGGCTTCCCGGGCGGACCGGCCATCGACGCCCTCTCGGAGACCGGGGACCCCGACCGGATCAGGTTCCCCAGAGCGCTGGCCGATCGCCGCTACGACTTCTCCTTCTCGGGTCTCAAGACTTCCGTGGTGACCACCCTGGAGAAGGCGAGGGCATCCGGAACCCTGCCCTCCCGAGAGGACGCCGCCGCCTCGATCCAGGAGGCGATCGTCGACGTGCTGGTGCAGAAGACGATGAACGCGGTCGAGGATCATGGGGTGGAGATCGTAGGCGGGGGAGGCGGCGTGGTGGCCAACCGGCGTCTCAGAGCCCGGCTCGAGGAAGAGGCTGACCGCCGGGGCGTGGGACTGTTCCTGCCCAGGCCGATCATGTGCACCGACAACGGGGCGATGATCGGCGCGGCGGCGGCATTCCGGCTGGAGCGGGGCGAGCGGACCGAGTGGCGGGCCGGGGTCGACTCCTCGATGAGGCTGTGA
- the rimI gene encoding ribosomal protein S18-alanine N-acetyltransferase produces the protein MVLTGGLVVRDLLTEDLDQILELEAATFRMPWSREVFEAELEAPGRSYLVADHEGRVVGYGGLMLVEQDAHINTLAAQRPGPVPAVGTRLMLALVQIGLAGGAEHLTLEVRASNRRAQEFYRKFGMAPVGVRKHYYRDEDALIMWAHDIMGVGYRERLRLIEEALP, from the coding sequence GTGGTCCTGACCGGTGGGCTCGTGGTCAGGGACCTGCTGACGGAGGACCTGGATCAGATCCTGGAGCTCGAGGCCGCCACGTTCCGGATGCCGTGGTCGCGCGAGGTGTTCGAGGCGGAACTGGAAGCTCCGGGCCGGTCGTACCTGGTGGCGGATCATGAGGGTCGGGTGGTCGGTTACGGCGGCCTCATGCTGGTGGAACAGGACGCCCACATAAACACGCTGGCCGCGCAGCGCCCCGGGCCGGTGCCGGCTGTGGGAACCCGTCTCATGCTGGCGCTGGTGCAGATCGGGTTGGCGGGAGGCGCCGAGCACCTGACCCTTGAGGTCCGGGCCTCCAACCGGCGCGCCCAGGAGTTCTACCGGAAGTTCGGTATGGCGCCGGTGGGGGTGCGGAAGCACTACTACCGGGACGAGGACGCCCTCATCATGTGGGCGCATGACATCATGGGCGTCGGCTACCGGGAACGGCTCCGGCTGATCGAGGAGGCCTTGCCGTGA
- the tsaB gene encoding tRNA (adenosine(37)-N6)-threonylcarbamoyltransferase complex dimerization subunit type 1 TsaB: MRILGIDTATGASSVALVESRRLVASAGRTGSRDHDAFLIPAIDFCFAQAGWHPEELDGVVVDVGPGLFTGVRVGIATAQGLATMLGVPIMGASSLDALALRATTGHRYIWAVVDVRRGEVAVAGYQPVPGGAALDAPPELVGYQQFRGILESDAREILVVGDWEALPGSVLRGLRGVRTGMPRYPSADALAEMVVAKVGRGEFGHPREVRPFYMREPDVTLGSVHRREAGLWS, from the coding sequence GTGAGGATCCTCGGTATCGATACGGCCACGGGAGCCTCGTCGGTGGCGCTGGTGGAGTCGAGGCGGCTGGTGGCCTCGGCCGGCCGCACCGGAAGTCGGGACCACGATGCCTTCCTCATTCCGGCCATCGACTTCTGCTTCGCCCAGGCCGGATGGCATCCCGAAGAGCTGGATGGCGTGGTGGTCGATGTTGGGCCGGGCCTGTTCACCGGAGTGCGGGTCGGCATCGCCACCGCCCAGGGTCTGGCCACGATGCTGGGCGTTCCGATCATGGGCGCCTCCTCGCTGGATGCTCTGGCCCTGCGGGCTACCACGGGCCACAGGTACATCTGGGCGGTGGTGGACGTGCGCCGCGGCGAGGTGGCGGTGGCCGGTTACCAGCCGGTTCCAGGCGGCGCCGCGCTGGATGCGCCCCCCGAGTTGGTCGGTTACCAGCAGTTCCGGGGCATCCTCGAGTCGGATGCCAGGGAGATCCTGGTCGTGGGCGATTGGGAGGCTCTGCCGGGCTCGGTCTTGCGCGGATTGCGAGGAGTCCGGACCGGCATGCCCCGCTACCCGTCGGCGGACGCACTGGCCGAGATGGTGGTCGCGAAGGTAGGGCGGGGGGAGTTCGGTCATCCCAGAGAGGTGCGGCCCTTCTACATGCGGGAGCCGGACGTCACCCTCGGCTCGGTACACCGCCGGGAGGCGGGCCTGTGGTCCTGA